One Urocitellus parryii isolate mUroPar1 chromosome 9, mUroPar1.hap1, whole genome shotgun sequence DNA segment encodes these proteins:
- the Trip6 gene encoding thyroid receptor-interacting protein 6 isoform X1: MSGPTWLPPRQPEPARAPQGRVLSRGASGPPPAQGAALQPHPRVNFCPLPSEQCYQPPGGSEDRGPTWVGSHGASQRSQLHPQGLPPDRGGLRPGSLDAEIDSLTSMLAELDGGRGHTPRRPDRQAYEPSQPPAYRPGSLKPNGGGAPPLPLPASPYGGPTPASYATASTPAGPAFPVQVKVAQPVRGCGPPRRGASQASGPLPGPHFPLPGRSEVWGAGYRSHREPGPGGKEEAAGVSGSAGRGRGGGHGPQVPLSQPPEEELERLTKKMVHDMSHPPSGEYFGRCGGCGEDVVGDGAGVVALDRIFHVGCFVCSACRAQLRGQHFYAVERRAYCESCYVATLEKCSTCSQPILDRILRAMGKAYHPGCFTCVVCHRGLDGIPFTVDATSQIHCIEDFHRKFAPRCSVCGGAIMPEPGQEETVRIVALDRSFHIGCYKCEECGLLLSSEGECQGCYPLDGHILCKACSAWRIQELSATVTTDC; the protein is encoded by the exons ATGTCGGGGCCCACCTGGCTCCCCCCTAGGCAGCCGGAGCCCGCCAGAGCCCCTCAGGGGAGAGTGCTTTCCCGAGGCGCTTCCGGGCCTCCACCAGCCCAAGGAGCAG CACTCCAGCCTCACCCCAGGGTCAATTTTTGCCCCCTCCCATCTGAGCAGTGTTACCAGCCCCCCGGGGGATCAGAGGATCGGGGGCCAACCTGGGTGGGTTCCCATGGAGCATCTCAGCGTTCCCAG CTCCATCCCCAGGGGCTCCCCCCAGACAGAGGGGGCCTGCGCCCAGGAAGTCTGGATGCTGAGATAGATTCACTGACCAGCATGCTGGCTGAACTGGACGGAGGTCGGGGCCATACTCCAAGGCGACCAGACCGACAG GCTTATGAGCCCTCTCAGCCCCCTGCCTACCGCCCAGGCTCCCTGAAGCCCAATGGAGGGGGTGctccacccctccctctcccagcaTCCCCCTATGGAGGCCCCACTCCGGCCTCCTACGCTACCGCCAGCACCCCAGCAGGCCCTGCCTTTCCCGTGCAAGTGAAGGTGGCACAACCTGTGAGAGGCTGCGGCCCGCCCAGGCGGGGGGCCTCTCAGGCCTCTGGGCCCCTCCCAGGCCCCCACTTTCCTCTCCCAGGCCGAAGTGAAGTCTGGGGGGCTGGCTATAGGAGCCACCGCGAGCCAGGGCCAGGGGGTAAGGAGGAGGCTGCTGGGGTCTCTGGCTCTGCAGGAAGAGGACGAGGAGGCGGGCATGGGCCCCAG GTCCCTCTAAGCCAGCCTCCAGAGGAGGAGTTGGAAAGACTGACTAAGAAGATGGTGCACGACATGAGCCATCCCCCCAGCGGGGAGTACTTTG GTCGATGTGGCGGCTGTGGAGAAGATGtggttggggatggggctggggttgtggccctcGACCGTATCTTCCACGTTGGCTGCTTTGTATGTTCCGCATGCCGTGCCCAGCTCCGGGGCCAGCATTTCTATGCCGTGGAGAGGAGGGCGTACTGCGAGAGCTGCTATGTG GCCACCCTGGAGAAGTGCTCCACATGCTCCCAGCCCATCCTGGACCGGATCCTGCGGGCTATGGGGAAGGCCTACCACCCTGGCTGTTTCACCTGTGTGGTGTGCCACCGTGGCCTAGATGGCATCCCTTTCACAGTGGATGCCACCAGCCAGATCCACTGCATTGAGGACTTTCACAG GAAGTTTGCCCCACGATGCTCAGTGTGTGGTGGTGCCATCATGCCTGAGCCAGGTCAGGAGGAGACGGTGAGAATCGTTGCTCTGGATCGAAGTTTTCACATTGGCTGTTACAAGTGTGAG GAGTGTGGGCTGTTGCTGTCTTCTGAGGGTGAATGTCAGGGCTGTTACCCACTGGACGGGCACATCTTGTGCAAGGCCTGCAGTGCCTGGCGCATCCAGGAGCTCTCAGCCACCGTCACCACTGACTGCTGA
- the Trip6 gene encoding thyroid receptor-interacting protein 6 isoform X3 has translation MSGPTWLPPRQPEPARAPQGRVLSRGASGPPPAQGAVLPAPRGIRGSGANLGGFPWSISAFPDRGGLRPGSLDAEIDSLTSMLAELDGGRGHTPRRPDRQAYEPSQPPAYRPGSLKPNGGGAPPLPLPASPYGGPTPASYATASTPAGPAFPVQVKVAQPVRGCGPPRRGASQASGPLPGPHFPLPGRSEVWGAGYRSHREPGPGGKEEAAGVSGSAGRGRGGGHGPQVPLSQPPEEELERLTKKMVHDMSHPPSGEYFGRCGGCGEDVVGDGAGVVALDRIFHVGCFVCSACRAQLRGQHFYAVERRAYCESCYVATLEKCSTCSQPILDRILRAMGKAYHPGCFTCVVCHRGLDGIPFTVDATSQIHCIEDFHRKFAPRCSVCGGAIMPEPGQEETVRIVALDRSFHIGCYKCEECGLLLSSEGECQGCYPLDGHILCKACSAWRIQELSATVTTDC, from the exons ATGTCGGGGCCCACCTGGCTCCCCCCTAGGCAGCCGGAGCCCGCCAGAGCCCCTCAGGGGAGAGTGCTTTCCCGAGGCGCTTCCGGGCCTCCACCAGCCCAAGGAGCAG TGTTACCAGCCCCCCGGGGGATCAGAGGATCGGGGGCCAACCTGGGTGGGTTCCCATGGAGCATCTCAGCGTTCCCAG ACAGAGGGGGCCTGCGCCCAGGAAGTCTGGATGCTGAGATAGATTCACTGACCAGCATGCTGGCTGAACTGGACGGAGGTCGGGGCCATACTCCAAGGCGACCAGACCGACAG GCTTATGAGCCCTCTCAGCCCCCTGCCTACCGCCCAGGCTCCCTGAAGCCCAATGGAGGGGGTGctccacccctccctctcccagcaTCCCCCTATGGAGGCCCCACTCCGGCCTCCTACGCTACCGCCAGCACCCCAGCAGGCCCTGCCTTTCCCGTGCAAGTGAAGGTGGCACAACCTGTGAGAGGCTGCGGCCCGCCCAGGCGGGGGGCCTCTCAGGCCTCTGGGCCCCTCCCAGGCCCCCACTTTCCTCTCCCAGGCCGAAGTGAAGTCTGGGGGGCTGGCTATAGGAGCCACCGCGAGCCAGGGCCAGGGGGTAAGGAGGAGGCTGCTGGGGTCTCTGGCTCTGCAGGAAGAGGACGAGGAGGCGGGCATGGGCCCCAG GTCCCTCTAAGCCAGCCTCCAGAGGAGGAGTTGGAAAGACTGACTAAGAAGATGGTGCACGACATGAGCCATCCCCCCAGCGGGGAGTACTTTG GTCGATGTGGCGGCTGTGGAGAAGATGtggttggggatggggctggggttgtggccctcGACCGTATCTTCCACGTTGGCTGCTTTGTATGTTCCGCATGCCGTGCCCAGCTCCGGGGCCAGCATTTCTATGCCGTGGAGAGGAGGGCGTACTGCGAGAGCTGCTATGTG GCCACCCTGGAGAAGTGCTCCACATGCTCCCAGCCCATCCTGGACCGGATCCTGCGGGCTATGGGGAAGGCCTACCACCCTGGCTGTTTCACCTGTGTGGTGTGCCACCGTGGCCTAGATGGCATCCCTTTCACAGTGGATGCCACCAGCCAGATCCACTGCATTGAGGACTTTCACAG GAAGTTTGCCCCACGATGCTCAGTGTGTGGTGGTGCCATCATGCCTGAGCCAGGTCAGGAGGAGACGGTGAGAATCGTTGCTCTGGATCGAAGTTTTCACATTGGCTGTTACAAGTGTGAG GAGTGTGGGCTGTTGCTGTCTTCTGAGGGTGAATGTCAGGGCTGTTACCCACTGGACGGGCACATCTTGTGCAAGGCCTGCAGTGCCTGGCGCATCCAGGAGCTCTCAGCCACCGTCACCACTGACTGCTGA
- the Trip6 gene encoding thyroid receptor-interacting protein 6 isoform X2, which yields MLAELDGGRGHTPRRPDRQAYEPSQPPAYRPGSLKPNGGGAPPLPLPASPYGGPTPASYATASTPAGPAFPVQVKVAQPVRGCGPPRRGASQASGPLPGPHFPLPGRSEVWGAGYRSHREPGPGGKEEAAGVSGSAGRGRGGGHGPQVPLSQPPEEELERLTKKMVHDMSHPPSGEYFGRCGGCGEDVVGDGAGVVALDRIFHVGCFVCSACRAQLRGQHFYAVERRAYCESCYVATLEKCSTCSQPILDRILRAMGKAYHPGCFTCVVCHRGLDGIPFTVDATSQIHCIEDFHRKFAPRCSVCGGAIMPEPGQEETVRIVALDRSFHIGCYKCEECGLLLSSEGECQGCYPLDGHILCKACSAWRIQELSATVTTDC from the exons ATGCTGGCTGAACTGGACGGAGGTCGGGGCCATACTCCAAGGCGACCAGACCGACAG GCTTATGAGCCCTCTCAGCCCCCTGCCTACCGCCCAGGCTCCCTGAAGCCCAATGGAGGGGGTGctccacccctccctctcccagcaTCCCCCTATGGAGGCCCCACTCCGGCCTCCTACGCTACCGCCAGCACCCCAGCAGGCCCTGCCTTTCCCGTGCAAGTGAAGGTGGCACAACCTGTGAGAGGCTGCGGCCCGCCCAGGCGGGGGGCCTCTCAGGCCTCTGGGCCCCTCCCAGGCCCCCACTTTCCTCTCCCAGGCCGAAGTGAAGTCTGGGGGGCTGGCTATAGGAGCCACCGCGAGCCAGGGCCAGGGGGTAAGGAGGAGGCTGCTGGGGTCTCTGGCTCTGCAGGAAGAGGACGAGGAGGCGGGCATGGGCCCCAG GTCCCTCTAAGCCAGCCTCCAGAGGAGGAGTTGGAAAGACTGACTAAGAAGATGGTGCACGACATGAGCCATCCCCCCAGCGGGGAGTACTTTG GTCGATGTGGCGGCTGTGGAGAAGATGtggttggggatggggctggggttgtggccctcGACCGTATCTTCCACGTTGGCTGCTTTGTATGTTCCGCATGCCGTGCCCAGCTCCGGGGCCAGCATTTCTATGCCGTGGAGAGGAGGGCGTACTGCGAGAGCTGCTATGTG GCCACCCTGGAGAAGTGCTCCACATGCTCCCAGCCCATCCTGGACCGGATCCTGCGGGCTATGGGGAAGGCCTACCACCCTGGCTGTTTCACCTGTGTGGTGTGCCACCGTGGCCTAGATGGCATCCCTTTCACAGTGGATGCCACCAGCCAGATCCACTGCATTGAGGACTTTCACAG GAAGTTTGCCCCACGATGCTCAGTGTGTGGTGGTGCCATCATGCCTGAGCCAGGTCAGGAGGAGACGGTGAGAATCGTTGCTCTGGATCGAAGTTTTCACATTGGCTGTTACAAGTGTGAG GAGTGTGGGCTGTTGCTGTCTTCTGAGGGTGAATGTCAGGGCTGTTACCCACTGGACGGGCACATCTTGTGCAAGGCCTGCAGTGCCTGGCGCATCCAGGAGCTCTCAGCCACCGTCACCACTGACTGCTGA